One part of the Populus alba chromosome 18, ASM523922v2, whole genome shotgun sequence genome encodes these proteins:
- the LOC118040668 gene encoding uncharacterized protein encodes MSELPFLLLCILVLVSLPFKVISQDVNAEKTILLNLKQKLGNPPSIQSWNSSSSPCEWPDVYCVEGTVTGLDLGNENITQTIPASICDLKNLTYLNLNWNYIPGGFPKLLYNCTKLEELDLSQNYFVGPIPDDIDRLSSLRYLYLQGNFFTGNIPPQIGNLTELRTLFLHQNQFNGTFPKEIGKLSNLEEMALAYIDFVPSSIPVEFGQLKKLRLLWMRLANLIGEIPESLSNLTSLVHLDLAGNDLEGKIPGGLFLLKNLTKLYLFKNKLSGEIPQIVETLNLVEIDLAMNHLSGSITEDFGKLKKLQLLSLFENHLSGEVPASIGLLPELRAFKVFTNNLSGFLPPKMGLYSTLEEFDVSTNQFSGRLPENLCAGGVLQGAVAFENNLSGQVPQSLGNCNSLRTVQLYSNNFSGEIPAGIWTAFNMTYLMLSENSFSGGLPSKLAWNLSRLELNNNRFSGPIPPGVSSWVNLVVFEASNNLLSGEIPVEITSLPHLSNLLLDGNQFSGQLPSTIPSWKSLTSLNLSRNGLSGQIPKEIGSLTDLRYLDLSQNHFSGEIPPEFGQLKLIVFNLSSNNLSGKIPDQFDNLAYDNSFLENYKLCAVNPILNLPDCHTKLRGSEKFSPKILSLILVLTVTIFLVTVIVTLFMVRDCPRRKQTRDLASWKLTSFQRLDFTEANILASLTENNLIGSGGSGKVYRIAINRAGDFVAVKRIWTNEEMDHKLEKEFSAEVQILGTIRHANIVKLMCCISSEKSKLLVYEYMENHSLDRWLHGKKRSSSMAASSVRHSVLDWPTRFQIAIGAARGLCYMHHDCSTPIVHRDVKSSNILLDSEFKARIADFGLAKMLAKQGEAHTMSAVAGSFGYIAPEYAYTTKVNEKIDVYSFGVVLLELATGREPNSGDDEHTSLAEWAWRQFGQGKPVFNCLDQEIKEPSFLQEMTAVFNLGLVCTHSLPSNRPSMKDVLEILRRCSPDNNGEKKTVSEFDIVPLLGNVTCLSSSRRSNRLSDDDDDDGSLVYGGV; translated from the exons ATGTCCGAACTACCCTTCCTACTCCTCTGCATTCTAGTCCTGGTTTCCCTGCCCTTCAAAGTAATTTCCCAAGATGTCAACGCAGAAAAAACAATCCTCCTAAACCTGAAACAAAAACTTGGCAATCCACCGTCAATTCAGTCCTGGAACTCATCATCCTCACCGTGTGAATGGCCAGACGTGTACTGTGTCGAAGGCACGGTGACTGGACTTGATCTTGGTAATGAAAACATTACACAGACAATCCCAGCATCAATTTGTGACCTGAAAAACCTGACATATCTCAACCTGAATTGGAACTACATTCCAGGAGGATTTCCAAAACTTTTGTACAACTGTACAAAGCTTGAGGAATTGGACCTGTCTCAGAATTATTTTGTTGGTCCGATACCTGATGATATTGATAGATTATCAAGTCTCAGGTATCTATACCTTCAGGGTAACTTCTTCACCGGCAATATTCCACCACAGATAGGCAACTTGACAGAGTTGCGAACGCTGTTTCTGCACCAGAATCAGTTCAACGGTACGTTTCCTAAGGAGATTGGTAAGCTGTCCAATCTTGAAGAAATGGCGTTGGCGTATATTGATTTTGTGCCCTCTTCAATTCCAGTGGAGTTTGGTCAGTTAAAGAAGTTGAGGCTCTTGTGGATGAGACTCGCTAATTTGATTGGTGAAATCCCTGAGAGTTTGAGCAATCTTACGAGTCTTGTGCACTTGGATTTAGCTGGAAACGATTTGGAAGGTAAAATTCCTGGTGGGttgtttttgttgaagaatttgACTAAATTGTATCTCTTTAAAAACAAGTTGTCTGGTGAGATACCTCAGATAGTTGAAACGTTAAATTTGGTGGAGATTGATCTTGCAATGAACCATTTGAGTGGTTCGATTACGGAAGATTTTGGCAAGTTGAAAAAATTGCAACTTCTGAGTCTCTTTGAAAACCACTTGTCTGGTGAGGTGCCAGCAAGTATTGGCCTTCTTCCTGAGTTGAGAGCATTTAAGGTTTTCACCAACAACTTGAGTGGATTCTTGCCACCAAAAATGGGCCTTTATTCAACACTTGAAGAATTTGATGTTTCAACCAATCAATTTAGTGGCCGGCTGCCTGAAAATTTGTGTGCTGGAGGTGTCTTGCAGggtgcagttgcctttgaaaatAATCTCTCTGGACAGGTACCTCAATCTCTTGGAAATTGCAACAGCTTGCGCACGGTTCAACTTTACAGTAACAATTTTTCAGGCGAGATACCTGCAGGTATTTGGACAGCCTTCAATATGACTTACTTGATGTTAAGTGAGAATTCCTTTTCGGGGGGGCTTCCAAGCAAGCTGGCATGGAATCTGTCAAGGTTGGAACTCAATAACAACAGATTTTCCGGTCCAATTCCTCCTGGAGTCTCTAGCTGGGTGAACTTGGTTGTTTTTGAGGCGAGCAACAATCTGTTGTCTGGTGAAATTCCAGTGGAAATAACGAGTCTGCCCCACCTTTCAAATCTTCTGCTTGACGGGAATCAATTTTCAGGTCAACTCCCTTCCACGATACCATCTTGGAAATCTTTGACTAGTTTGAATCTCTCAAGAAATGGACTTTCTGGCCAGATCCCAAAGGAGATTGGGTCTTTAACTGACCTGCGTTATTTAGATTTGTCTCAAAACCATTTCTCTGGTGAAATCCCTCCTGAATTCGGTCAGCTGAAACTTATTGTCTTCAACTTGTCCTCCAATAATCTGTCTGGGAAAATCCCAGATCAGTTTGATAACCTTGCCTATGATAACAGCTTCCTGGAAAATTATAAACTCTGTGCTGTTAATCCAATTCTAAATCTTCCAGATTGCCATACCAAACTTCGTGGCTCAGAAAAATTCTCCCCCAAAATTCTTTCCTTGATTCTGGTTCTTACTGTGACCATTTTTCTAGTCACTGTTATAGTCACCTTGTTTATGGTTAGGGACTGCCCGAGAAGAAAGCAAACACGTGATCTGGCATCGTGGAAGCTGACATCATTCCAGAGATTGGACTTCACAGAAGCAAACATTTTGGCAAGTTTGACAGaaaataatctgattggaaGTGGAGGATCAGGGAAGGTATACCGGATTGCCATAAACCGTGCAGGTGACTTTGTTGCTGTCAAGAGGATTTGGACTAATGAAGAAATGGATCATAAGCTTGAAAAGGAATTTTCGGCAGAGGTGCAGATACTGGGAACAATTAGGCATGCAAACATAGTTAAATTAATGTGCTGTATTTCAAGTGAGAAATCAAAGCTTCTTGTTTATGAGTACATGGAGAACCATAGCCTTGATAGATGGCTTCATGGAAAGAAGAGAAGTTCATCAATGGCAGCGAGTTCAGTCCGTCATTCTGTCTTGGATTGGCCCACAAGGTTCCAGATTGCCATTGGAGCTGCACGAGGCCTATGCTACATGCACCATGACTGCTCCACTCCTATCGTTCATCGAGACGTGAAGTCCAGTAATATCTTGTTGGATTCTGAATTCAAGGCAAGAATAGCAGATTTTGGGCTGGCCAAAATGTTGGCTAAGCAAGGAGAGGCTCATACCATGTCTGCTGTGGCAGGTTCCTTCGGTTATATTGCTCCTG AGTATGCCTATACAACAAAAGTAAACGAAAAAATCGATGTGTATAGCTTCGGAGTTGTACTCCTGGAATTGGCGACCGGAAGAGAACCTAACAGTGGAGATGATGAGCATACAAGCCTTGCAGAATGGGCGTGGCGGCAGTTTGGACAGGGGAAGCCCGTTTTTAATTGCCTTGACCAGGAGATTAAGGAACCGTCTTTCTTGCAAGAGATGACCGCTGTATTCAACCTAGGACTCGTTTGCACTCACTCTTTACCGTCCAACAGACCTTCTATGAAAGATGTTTTGGAGATCCTGCGCCGATGTTCTCCAGACAATAACGGTGAGAAAAAGACAGTTTCCGAGTTTGATATTGTTCCTCTTCTGGGAAATGTTACTTGTCTTTCAAGTAGCAGACGCAGTAACAGACTgtcagatgatgatgatgatgatggcagCTTAGTTTACGGGGGGGTGTGA
- the LOC118040669 gene encoding nuclear poly(A) polymerase 4 isoform X3 → MVGSQSSNGTAAKRYGITKPISVAGPTEPDLHRNAELEKFLVDSGLNESKDETIKREEVLGLIDQIVKDWVKQLTRQRGYTDQMVEEANAVIFTFGSYRLGVHGPGADIDTLCVGPSYVNREEDFFITLHDKLAEMEEVTELQPVPDAHVPVMKFKFQGISIDLLYASISLLVVPEDLDISNGSVLYEVDEQTVRSLNGCRVADQILKLVPNVEHFRTTLRCLKLWAKRRGVYSNVTGFLGGVNWALLVARVCQLYPNAIPSMLVSRFFRVYTQWRWPNPVMLCSIEEDDLGFPVWDPRKNPRDRFHLMPIITPAYPCMNSSYNVSTSTLRVMTEQFQSGNRICEEIELNKAQWSALFEPYLFFEAYKNYLQVDIVAAVAADLLAWKGWVESRLRQLTLKIERDTNGMLQCHPYPNEYIDASKQCPHYAFFMGLQRKEGVSGQEGQQFDIRGTVDEFRQEINMYMFWKPGMEIYVSHVRRRQLPGFVFPDGYKRSRSSRHINQHTSKTGEDVARSQSGSAERPVKRKNDCEMEDLKPEKQACYSPLRPQSVSPSSSVSMSGVASLASSCEGVKLGCSTIRDIGSNCKDVASNSEVRSSIGQLESEKDGLGDAMQLGETVYQDSPLNRQISMDVHDSPIVRNELEPANHMNGIEPMEPNFETGEKHETGVNDEIAGLGSNLMENGSSRKLLNRVVGASQAMEVDQELVKPCCQTAVVEYADSVIRSHSGTQNLNCEGNVCAVDADVVLESGCLNMSRVLQKGLPEELEPKTAIGKVVNSQDGARLSLKSTA, encoded by the exons ATGGTGGGTTCTCAGAGTTCAAACGGTACGGCGGCGAAGAGGTACGGAATCACGAAACCCATATCCGTCGCGGGTCCCACTGAACCTGATCTCCATCGAAATGCCGAATTAGAGAAG TTTTTGGTTGACTCGGGCTTAAACGAGAGCAAAGATGAAACTATTAAGAGAGAAGAGGTTCTAGGCCTTATCGATCAG ATTGTGAAAGATTGGGTTAAGCAATTGACGCGTCAAAGGGGATATACTGATCAGATGGTAGAGGAAGCCAATGCTGTTATCTTTACTTTTGGGTCTTATCGTCTTGGG GTGCATGGTCCCGGGGCTGACATAGACACACTGTGTGTTGGGCCTTCTTACGTGAATCGAGAG GAAGATTTCTTTATCACCTTGCATGATAAACTGGCTGAAATGGAAGAAGTTACTGAACTTCAGCCAGTTCCAGATGCTCATGTCCCGGTTATGAAGTTTAAATTCCAGGGAATATCAATTGATCTTCTTTATGCTAGTATATCCCTTTTGGTTGTTCCAGAA GACCTGGACATCTCCAATGGGTCTGTGCTCTATGAAGTTGATGAGCAAACTGTTCGAAGTCTAAATGGGTGCAGGGTTGCCGATCAAATTCTTAAACTTGTTCCAAATGTCGAG caCTTTCGGACAACACTCAGATGTCTGAAGTTGTGGGCTAAAAGGCGCGGTGTTTATTCAAAT GTCACTGGTTTCCTTGGTGGAGTAAACTGGGCTCTTCTAGTTGCTCGAGTGTGCCAGCTTTATCCTAATGCAATTCCTAGTATGCTGGTCTCTCGGTTCTTCAGAGTCTATACACAATGGCGTTGGCCGAATCCTGTGATGCTATGCtcaatagaagaagatgatctTGGGTTTCCTGTATGGGATCCTCGCAAAAACCCTCGGGACCGGTTTCATCTTATGCCAATAATAACTCCTGCATATCCTTGCATGAATTCTAGCTATAATGTGTCTACAAGTACTCTTCGTGTTATGACAGAGCAATTCCAAAGTGGTAACAGGATATGTGAG GAGATTGAACTGAACAAGGCACAGTGGAGTGCTCTTTTTGAgccttatcttttctttgagGCATACAAAAATTACCTACAAGTTGACATAGTTGCAGCTGTTGCTGCTGATTTGCTAGCATGGAAAGGCTGGGTAGAGTCTCGGCTTAGACAACTTACCTTGAAG ATAGAGCGGGACACCAATGGGATGCTGCAGTGCCATCCCTATCCAAATGAGTATATAGATGCATCCAAGCAATGCCCACATTATGCTTTCTTCATGGGCTTGCAGAGGAAAGAGGGAGTGAGTGGTCAGGAGGGCCAGCAATTTGATATCCGGGGAACTGTTGATGAGTTTAGGCAAGAGATAAACATGTACATGTTTTGGAAACCAGGGATGGAAATATATGTCTCTCATGTTCGTAGAAGGCAGCTTCCAGGCTTTGTTTTCCCTGATGGGTACAAGCGATCTCGATCATCACGGCATATTAACCAGCACACTAGCAAAACTGGTGAAGATGTTGCAAGATCTCAGTCTGGGTCTGCTGAGAGACCTGTTAAGCGGAAAAATGATTGTGAAATGGAGGATTTGAAGCCAGAGAAACAGGCTTGTTATAGCCCACTAAGACCTCAGTCTGTTTCTCCTTCCAGTAGTGTTAGTATGTCTGGTGTGGCATCTCTGGCTAGTTCCTGTGAAGGTGTTAAATTAGGGTGTTCAACAATTAGGGACATTGGCAGCAACTGCAAAGATGTTGCTAGCAACTCTGAGGTTAGGTCATCTATTGGGCAGTTGGAGAGTGAAAAAGATGGTTTGGGCGATGCCATGCAGCTTGGTGAAACTGTGTATCAGGATTCGCCATTAAATAGACAGATCTCTATGGATGTACATGATTCACCAATAGTTAGGAATGAGCTAGAACCAGCTAATCATATGAATGGAATAGAGCCAATGGAACCAAATTTTGAAACTGGGGAAAAACATGAGACTGGtgtaaatgatgaaattgcagGTTTGGGTTCAAACTTAATGGAGAATGGATCTTCCAGAAAACTGTTAAATCGGGTAGTGGGCGCTAGTCAAGCCATGGAGGTTGACCAAGAGCTTGTCAAACCATGTTGTCAGACAGCGGTTGTAGAATATGCTGACAGTGTTATAAGGTCACATTCTGGCACTCAGAACCTCAACTGCGAG GGTAATGTATGTGCTGTGGATGCGGATGTGGTTCTGGAAAGTGGATGTTTAAACATGAGCCGAGTGTTGCAAAAAGGCTTGCCAGAGGAATTAGAG CCGAAGACTGCAATTGGGAAAGTTGTAAATTCTCAAGACGGTGCTAG GTTGAGTTTGAAGTCAACTGCATAA
- the LOC118040669 gene encoding nuclear poly(A) polymerase 4 isoform X2, translated as MVGSQSSNGTAAKRYGITKPISVAGPTEPDLHRNAELEKFLVDSGLNESKDETIKREEVLGLIDQIVKDWVKQLTRQRGYTDQMVEEANAVIFTFGSYRLGVHGPGADIDTLCVGPSYVNREEDFFITLHDKLAEMEEVTELQPVPDAHVPVMKFKFQGISIDLLYASISLLVVPEDLDISNGSVLYEVDEQTVRSLNGCRVADQILKLVPNVEHFRTTLRCLKLWAKRRGVYSNVTGFLGGVNWALLVARVCQLYPNAIPSMLVSRFFRVYTQWRWPNPVMLCSIEEDDLGFPVWDPRKNPRDRFHLMPIITPAYPCMNSSYNVSTSTLRVMTEQFQSGNRICEEIELNKAQWSALFEPYLFFEAYKNYLQVDIVAAVAADLLAWKGWVESRLRQLTLKIERDTNGMLQCHPYPNEYIDASKQCPHYAFFMGLQRKEGVSGQEGQQFDIRGTVDEFRQEINMYMFWKPGMEIYVSHVRRRQLPGFVFPDGYKRSRSSRHINQHTSKTGEDVARSQSGSAERPVKRKNDCEMEDLKPEKQACYSPLRPQSVSPSSSVSMSGVASLASSCEGVKLGCSTIRDIGSNCKDVASNSEVRSSIGQLESEKDGLGDAMQLGETVYQDSPLNRQISMDVHDSPIVRNELEPANHMNGIEPMEPNFETGEKHETGVNDEIAGLGSNLMENGSSRKLLNRVVGASQAMEVDQELVKPCCQTAVVEYADSVIRSHSGTQNLNCEGNVCAVDADVVLESGCLNMSRVLQKGLPEELEPKTAIGKVVNSQDGARSESLQKPMIRHAV; from the exons ATGGTGGGTTCTCAGAGTTCAAACGGTACGGCGGCGAAGAGGTACGGAATCACGAAACCCATATCCGTCGCGGGTCCCACTGAACCTGATCTCCATCGAAATGCCGAATTAGAGAAG TTTTTGGTTGACTCGGGCTTAAACGAGAGCAAAGATGAAACTATTAAGAGAGAAGAGGTTCTAGGCCTTATCGATCAG ATTGTGAAAGATTGGGTTAAGCAATTGACGCGTCAAAGGGGATATACTGATCAGATGGTAGAGGAAGCCAATGCTGTTATCTTTACTTTTGGGTCTTATCGTCTTGGG GTGCATGGTCCCGGGGCTGACATAGACACACTGTGTGTTGGGCCTTCTTACGTGAATCGAGAG GAAGATTTCTTTATCACCTTGCATGATAAACTGGCTGAAATGGAAGAAGTTACTGAACTTCAGCCAGTTCCAGATGCTCATGTCCCGGTTATGAAGTTTAAATTCCAGGGAATATCAATTGATCTTCTTTATGCTAGTATATCCCTTTTGGTTGTTCCAGAA GACCTGGACATCTCCAATGGGTCTGTGCTCTATGAAGTTGATGAGCAAACTGTTCGAAGTCTAAATGGGTGCAGGGTTGCCGATCAAATTCTTAAACTTGTTCCAAATGTCGAG caCTTTCGGACAACACTCAGATGTCTGAAGTTGTGGGCTAAAAGGCGCGGTGTTTATTCAAAT GTCACTGGTTTCCTTGGTGGAGTAAACTGGGCTCTTCTAGTTGCTCGAGTGTGCCAGCTTTATCCTAATGCAATTCCTAGTATGCTGGTCTCTCGGTTCTTCAGAGTCTATACACAATGGCGTTGGCCGAATCCTGTGATGCTATGCtcaatagaagaagatgatctTGGGTTTCCTGTATGGGATCCTCGCAAAAACCCTCGGGACCGGTTTCATCTTATGCCAATAATAACTCCTGCATATCCTTGCATGAATTCTAGCTATAATGTGTCTACAAGTACTCTTCGTGTTATGACAGAGCAATTCCAAAGTGGTAACAGGATATGTGAG GAGATTGAACTGAACAAGGCACAGTGGAGTGCTCTTTTTGAgccttatcttttctttgagGCATACAAAAATTACCTACAAGTTGACATAGTTGCAGCTGTTGCTGCTGATTTGCTAGCATGGAAAGGCTGGGTAGAGTCTCGGCTTAGACAACTTACCTTGAAG ATAGAGCGGGACACCAATGGGATGCTGCAGTGCCATCCCTATCCAAATGAGTATATAGATGCATCCAAGCAATGCCCACATTATGCTTTCTTCATGGGCTTGCAGAGGAAAGAGGGAGTGAGTGGTCAGGAGGGCCAGCAATTTGATATCCGGGGAACTGTTGATGAGTTTAGGCAAGAGATAAACATGTACATGTTTTGGAAACCAGGGATGGAAATATATGTCTCTCATGTTCGTAGAAGGCAGCTTCCAGGCTTTGTTTTCCCTGATGGGTACAAGCGATCTCGATCATCACGGCATATTAACCAGCACACTAGCAAAACTGGTGAAGATGTTGCAAGATCTCAGTCTGGGTCTGCTGAGAGACCTGTTAAGCGGAAAAATGATTGTGAAATGGAGGATTTGAAGCCAGAGAAACAGGCTTGTTATAGCCCACTAAGACCTCAGTCTGTTTCTCCTTCCAGTAGTGTTAGTATGTCTGGTGTGGCATCTCTGGCTAGTTCCTGTGAAGGTGTTAAATTAGGGTGTTCAACAATTAGGGACATTGGCAGCAACTGCAAAGATGTTGCTAGCAACTCTGAGGTTAGGTCATCTATTGGGCAGTTGGAGAGTGAAAAAGATGGTTTGGGCGATGCCATGCAGCTTGGTGAAACTGTGTATCAGGATTCGCCATTAAATAGACAGATCTCTATGGATGTACATGATTCACCAATAGTTAGGAATGAGCTAGAACCAGCTAATCATATGAATGGAATAGAGCCAATGGAACCAAATTTTGAAACTGGGGAAAAACATGAGACTGGtgtaaatgatgaaattgcagGTTTGGGTTCAAACTTAATGGAGAATGGATCTTCCAGAAAACTGTTAAATCGGGTAGTGGGCGCTAGTCAAGCCATGGAGGTTGACCAAGAGCTTGTCAAACCATGTTGTCAGACAGCGGTTGTAGAATATGCTGACAGTGTTATAAGGTCACATTCTGGCACTCAGAACCTCAACTGCGAG GGTAATGTATGTGCTGTGGATGCGGATGTGGTTCTGGAAAGTGGATGTTTAAACATGAGCCGAGTGTTGCAAAAAGGCTTGCCAGAGGAATTAGAG CCGAAGACTGCAATTGGGAAAGTTGTAAATTCTCAAGACGGTGCTAGGTCAGAATCCTTGCAGAAGCCAATGATAAGGCATGCAGTTTAA
- the LOC118040669 gene encoding nuclear poly(A) polymerase 4 isoform X1 → MVGSQSSNGTAAKRYGITKPISVAGPTEPDLHRNAELEKFLVDSGLNESKDETIKREEVLGLIDQIVKDWVKQLTRQRGYTDQMVEEANAVIFTFGSYRLGVHGPGADIDTLCVGPSYVNREEDFFITLHDKLAEMEEVTELQPVPDAHVPVMKFKFQGISIDLLYASISLLVVPEDLDISNGSVLYEVDEQTVRSLNGCRVADQILKLVPNVEHFRTTLRCLKLWAKRRGVYSNVTGFLGGVNWALLVARVCQLYPNAIPSMLVSRFFRVYTQWRWPNPVMLCSIEEDDLGFPVWDPRKNPRDRFHLMPIITPAYPCMNSSYNVSTSTLRVMTEQFQSGNRICEEIELNKAQWSALFEPYLFFEAYKNYLQVDIVAAVAADLLAWKGWVESRLRQLTLKIERDTNGMLQCHPYPNEYIDASKQCPHYAFFMGLQRKEGVSGQEGQQFDIRGTVDEFRQEINMYMFWKPGMEIYVSHVRRRQLPGFVFPDGYKRSRSSRHINQHTSKTGEDVARSQSGSAERPVKRKNDCEMEDLKPEKQACYSPLRPQSVSPSSSVSMSGVASLASSCEGVKLGCSTIRDIGSNCKDVASNSEVRSSIGQLESEKDGLGDAMQLGETVYQDSPLNRQISMDVHDSPIVRNELEPANHMNGIEPMEPNFETGEKHETGVNDEIAGLGSNLMENGSSRKLLNRVVGASQAMEVDQELVKPCCQTAVVEYADSVIRSHSGTQNLNCEGNVCAVDADVVLESGCLNMSRVLQKGLPEELEPKTAIGKVVNSQDGARSESLQKPMIRLSLKSTA, encoded by the exons ATGGTGGGTTCTCAGAGTTCAAACGGTACGGCGGCGAAGAGGTACGGAATCACGAAACCCATATCCGTCGCGGGTCCCACTGAACCTGATCTCCATCGAAATGCCGAATTAGAGAAG TTTTTGGTTGACTCGGGCTTAAACGAGAGCAAAGATGAAACTATTAAGAGAGAAGAGGTTCTAGGCCTTATCGATCAG ATTGTGAAAGATTGGGTTAAGCAATTGACGCGTCAAAGGGGATATACTGATCAGATGGTAGAGGAAGCCAATGCTGTTATCTTTACTTTTGGGTCTTATCGTCTTGGG GTGCATGGTCCCGGGGCTGACATAGACACACTGTGTGTTGGGCCTTCTTACGTGAATCGAGAG GAAGATTTCTTTATCACCTTGCATGATAAACTGGCTGAAATGGAAGAAGTTACTGAACTTCAGCCAGTTCCAGATGCTCATGTCCCGGTTATGAAGTTTAAATTCCAGGGAATATCAATTGATCTTCTTTATGCTAGTATATCCCTTTTGGTTGTTCCAGAA GACCTGGACATCTCCAATGGGTCTGTGCTCTATGAAGTTGATGAGCAAACTGTTCGAAGTCTAAATGGGTGCAGGGTTGCCGATCAAATTCTTAAACTTGTTCCAAATGTCGAG caCTTTCGGACAACACTCAGATGTCTGAAGTTGTGGGCTAAAAGGCGCGGTGTTTATTCAAAT GTCACTGGTTTCCTTGGTGGAGTAAACTGGGCTCTTCTAGTTGCTCGAGTGTGCCAGCTTTATCCTAATGCAATTCCTAGTATGCTGGTCTCTCGGTTCTTCAGAGTCTATACACAATGGCGTTGGCCGAATCCTGTGATGCTATGCtcaatagaagaagatgatctTGGGTTTCCTGTATGGGATCCTCGCAAAAACCCTCGGGACCGGTTTCATCTTATGCCAATAATAACTCCTGCATATCCTTGCATGAATTCTAGCTATAATGTGTCTACAAGTACTCTTCGTGTTATGACAGAGCAATTCCAAAGTGGTAACAGGATATGTGAG GAGATTGAACTGAACAAGGCACAGTGGAGTGCTCTTTTTGAgccttatcttttctttgagGCATACAAAAATTACCTACAAGTTGACATAGTTGCAGCTGTTGCTGCTGATTTGCTAGCATGGAAAGGCTGGGTAGAGTCTCGGCTTAGACAACTTACCTTGAAG ATAGAGCGGGACACCAATGGGATGCTGCAGTGCCATCCCTATCCAAATGAGTATATAGATGCATCCAAGCAATGCCCACATTATGCTTTCTTCATGGGCTTGCAGAGGAAAGAGGGAGTGAGTGGTCAGGAGGGCCAGCAATTTGATATCCGGGGAACTGTTGATGAGTTTAGGCAAGAGATAAACATGTACATGTTTTGGAAACCAGGGATGGAAATATATGTCTCTCATGTTCGTAGAAGGCAGCTTCCAGGCTTTGTTTTCCCTGATGGGTACAAGCGATCTCGATCATCACGGCATATTAACCAGCACACTAGCAAAACTGGTGAAGATGTTGCAAGATCTCAGTCTGGGTCTGCTGAGAGACCTGTTAAGCGGAAAAATGATTGTGAAATGGAGGATTTGAAGCCAGAGAAACAGGCTTGTTATAGCCCACTAAGACCTCAGTCTGTTTCTCCTTCCAGTAGTGTTAGTATGTCTGGTGTGGCATCTCTGGCTAGTTCCTGTGAAGGTGTTAAATTAGGGTGTTCAACAATTAGGGACATTGGCAGCAACTGCAAAGATGTTGCTAGCAACTCTGAGGTTAGGTCATCTATTGGGCAGTTGGAGAGTGAAAAAGATGGTTTGGGCGATGCCATGCAGCTTGGTGAAACTGTGTATCAGGATTCGCCATTAAATAGACAGATCTCTATGGATGTACATGATTCACCAATAGTTAGGAATGAGCTAGAACCAGCTAATCATATGAATGGAATAGAGCCAATGGAACCAAATTTTGAAACTGGGGAAAAACATGAGACTGGtgtaaatgatgaaattgcagGTTTGGGTTCAAACTTAATGGAGAATGGATCTTCCAGAAAACTGTTAAATCGGGTAGTGGGCGCTAGTCAAGCCATGGAGGTTGACCAAGAGCTTGTCAAACCATGTTGTCAGACAGCGGTTGTAGAATATGCTGACAGTGTTATAAGGTCACATTCTGGCACTCAGAACCTCAACTGCGAG GGTAATGTATGTGCTGTGGATGCGGATGTGGTTCTGGAAAGTGGATGTTTAAACATGAGCCGAGTGTTGCAAAAAGGCTTGCCAGAGGAATTAGAG CCGAAGACTGCAATTGGGAAAGTTGTAAATTCTCAAGACGGTGCTAGGTCAGAATCCTTGCAGAAGCCAATGATAAG GTTGAGTTTGAAGTCAACTGCATAA